The sequence TTTAGTCTCTACAAGCTGTATGAACTCTCAGTAATTTTTGCAGATTACAGCTATTCAATAACGTGAACTATGATATACGAAGGTCGAATTCATTCGACCTTTTTTCTTTGAAAATAGTTCGTCCAGGCCATAATTTGATATGACTCTATAGGATTAAAATTTTCTTTTCGTGCTTATAGCAACAATCGTTTGTACTTAGAGTCTTAAATCAGTTTTTTCTACAGGCTGAAAAAGCACCAATAAAAGGTCGATTTTTGTAACTTAGTAATCTTATTGAGATGGGGGTAATGCCTCAAGCTCGCGCAGGCGTCTGAGATAATTATTTATCTGCGCCTGCTTTCTTTTTTTAGCCACTCCTGATTATCAGGTTCCATATATGGCACTCTATTTTTGAGTATAAAATAAGCGGCAATTAGGATTTTGTGTGAAATTGCAATAAGTGCTCGTTTTTTGCCTCTTCGTATACTCAAAGTATAATATTTTCTTTTCAGATAAGTATCTTTCGTATGTGCTGCAGCCCATGCTGCTTCCACGAGTGCGGTTTTAAGGGATCTGTTGCCATGATTGATTCTTTCACTTTTCTTTTTTCCGGCACTTTCATTATTACCAGGACATAAACCACACCAACTAGCCAAATGATGCTGATTAGGGAACGCATGCATATCTGTACCTATTTCGGCTAAGATGGCGGTAGCTGTTTGTTTTTGTACTCCGGGAATAGTCTGAAGTAATTTTACTTCTTCCTCCCATTTTTTAAGTACTGATCTATACGGTTATCCACCTGACCAAGTAGGTCATTTAGCTGTAAAATAACAGTTTTAGACAGGCTGAGCATAAAACGGTGATGCTCATTAAGATGGCCTTCTAATGCAAGAATAAGCTCTTGTTTTTTGATTTTGAGCCTACCTTTTGCCAAATTGGCCAATATCATAGGATCCTGTTCTCCTTCAATAATGGCAGTGATCATTGACCAGCCACTTACACCGAATACATCACTGACTACAGTGCTCAATTTGATATTGGCTGTCTCTAAAATGTTCTGTAACCGGTTATATTCACTGGACCGCTGTCCTATTACTTTACGTTTGTATCGGTACAATTCCCGTAATTCGCGAGTGTATTGCGGTGGAATAAAACTTCCCTTTAGTAGCCCGCTTAGCAATAATTTTGCAATCCAGGCACTGTCATTGCGATCGGTCTTATGCCCCGGCACATATTTAATATGCCGGGCATTGACCAGAATAAGTTCAAAGTGAGGTTCCAGTATATTAAAAACAGGCTTCCAGTAAACCCCGTGCTCTCCATTGCGACATGTGTAATGCCGGATTCTTCAAGCCAAGCTACCAGGTCCCTAAGTGAACTTGTGAAAGTGCTAAAAGTGCGGGTTTGTTCTTCCAACCCATTTCCTCTGATGGTGGCTACTACATTCTCCTGGTGAACATCGAGGCCACAGCCGCGACTCACAACCTGTTCAAAACTGATATGTGATTGTTCCATGGTAGTACTTTTGTCGAAGGTACCACCATTTTCATAGTCGTTTGTGAACCCGGTTCATGAGGGTTTTTTCTGAAAATGGTTTTCATCCCCGTTGGTGAATTCCCTCTTTCATGAAGGTTTTTATGCCTGTAATAGACCGGTTGGCAGGTGAAGGCTGTTGGCCGCCGTGATCTTTTTCCCGGTATACCTTCAGCTGGCGCATGCCAATAGCCATACCCCGCATATCAGGAGGTTGATTTTATTGCTGAAATACTGTTTTTCTGAAAATGGTTTTCATTCCCCGTTGGTGAATTCCCACTTTTCATGCATGTTTTTATTGCTGTTTGAATTTATTCTAACCTCACTTCTCTCACTGTTCCGTTTCCCGCCAGATCTTCCGCTACCGCTACGACCTTTCCACCAGCAGGCAAACTGGCTGCGTTATAATACCAGTCCACGCCATTCCTGCCTAATACAGCCTTGCCTCTTTCCAGCATAGCGCCCGCCGCATCATGCACCCGTACTTCCACTTCCGCTACCCTGAATTCATCTTTTGCTGTGACGATTACAGTCGTTTCTTCGAACCGGATTTGCTGTACTTCGGGTGACTTAAAAGCATCTTTTATCGCCATGTTATAAGCATTCTGTCCGGCTCCTGCTTTGGACTTATAATAAGCCTTTAGCTCAGGATCCAGTAGGATCATCTTTGCATATGCCGCTGCCACCTGCATCTTATACCTGGCTTCCAGCTGCTTTTTAGTCGGTTTTTTCTTCGACGGACCACGTTTCTTGGCCATAATGATCTGGCCATTCCGTTCGTAAATCGTGAGTTGATCGCCGAGGGTACCTCTGACGAGTTGGAGGAGTAAACTGTCTTTAACAAGCGCCATAACAAACAATTTATAGGTGATAGGAATGAAGGTACTATACCGCTTGCAACTACGGTGAAGCTTTTATACTAAATCAGCACTAAATGAGTACTAATACATCACTTAATGTTCACCTCAATATCGAATTGATATAGAAGTGTAGTTATAATGTACTTATAGTGTAGTTGAGATGTATGATTGGTCATAAAGCTTCCCTATACTTTAGTGGGCTATCCAATAAAGGCTAAATTCACCTGTGAGGTATTACCTCCGGTTAAGTTCCGGGAACGATTGCGTAAATAAACACGCGTAATAAGTTGTTCGTTAGAAAATTAGCCGTTAAAATTGTTGAAGGAGCATGAATAATAAGGAGGGACATTTTGTAGCAGTAACCCGATATTCTCCGACAATTCTATCAACCACTTGAACACGTCTATGAAATAGTTATAAGATTCTAAACATTGAATTCCACTTATGAAAGGATTAATTTTCTTCATGACCATCCTCCTGGGATGTATGGAGGTGTTTGCCCAGTCGTATCAGATTTCTGGAACAGTTACCAGCAAAGAATCCGGCGATAAATTGCCGGGGGTTACCATTCGTATTAAAAACACGAATACGGGTACCCAGACTGATGCCGACGGACAGTTTCACCTCAAAGTTCCCAATGGACAAACGGTCTCTCTGGTACTGACCTATGTAGGCTACCAGACACTCACAGTGAACGCTTCACCATCCAACACGGTAAAGGCACAATTACAACTAGCGAACAACAACATGAACGAAGTAGTGGTAGTTGGCTATGGCACCGTATCCAAAGGCAACTTTACCGGTGCTGCTTCTTCGCTGAATGCGCAGAAAGAACTGAAAGACGTACCGGCCAATACCGCTGCCGAAGCACTGGCAGGCCGCCTGGCAGGTGTGCAGGTCACGACTACCGAAGGTAGACCCGGTGCTGATATCCTGATCCGTGTAAGAGGCGGTGGCTCTATCACACAGGACAATTCTCCGCTCTACATTGTAGATGGTATACAGGTTGAAAATGCGCTCT is a genomic window of Chitinophaga sp. LS1 containing:
- a CDS encoding IS110 family transposase, whose protein sequence is MLEPHFELILVNARHIKYVPGHKTDRNDSAWIAKLLLSGLLKGSFIPPQYTRELRELYRYKRKVIGQRSSEYNRLQNILETANIKLSTVVSDVFGVSGWSMITAIIEGEQDPMILANLAKGRLKIKKQELILALEGHLNEHHRFMLSLSKTVILQLNDLLGQVDNRIDQYLKNGRKK